In Bacillus sp. KH172YL63, one genomic interval encodes:
- a CDS encoding SDR family oxidoreductase, whose translation MGHSGRLTGKTVMITGASKGIGYETASLLKEEGANLVLGSRSMKENLNERVLEYPLDVSNEQSVKDFTEKAVEQFGTIDILINNAGVGVFGSVLDTDVEDFDHMISTNLRGAFLLSKYVGRIMTEKRKGHILNLVSIAGTSALPGCGGYSASKFGLLGLTKVMQAELRQEGVQVTAVIPGAVSSSFWEKIDPKPDMSAMIPADVIAKHLLSLLTQPEGAYVDEITIMPPLGIL comes from the coding sequence ATGGGGCATAGTGGAAGATTAACCGGTAAAACGGTCATGATCACGGGAGCGAGTAAAGGAATCGGTTATGAAACGGCATCACTCCTTAAGGAAGAAGGAGCTAACCTCGTGCTTGGAAGCAGGAGCATGAAAGAAAACTTGAATGAACGTGTACTCGAATATCCCCTTGATGTATCAAATGAACAATCTGTAAAGGATTTTACAGAAAAAGCGGTGGAGCAGTTTGGCACCATCGATATTTTGATCAACAACGCGGGGGTTGGAGTATTCGGGAGTGTATTGGATACAGACGTTGAGGACTTTGATCACATGATATCCACAAATTTACGGGGAGCTTTTCTGCTATCTAAATATGTGGGGAGGATCATGACCGAGAAAAGAAAAGGACATATCCTCAACCTGGTTTCAATCGCTGGTACGTCTGCTTTGCCTGGATGTGGAGGGTACTCGGCTTCTAAATTCGGTCTTCTCGGGTTAACCAAAGTGATGCAGGCAGAACTCCGTCAAGAAGGCGTACAGGTGACAGCCGTCATACCGGGCGCTGTCAGCAGCAGCTTCTGGGAAAAGATCGACCCGAAACCGGATATGAGTGCAATGATTCCAGCAGACGTTATCGCCAAGCATCTACTCTCTTTACTGACGCAGCCAGAGGGAGCATATGTCGACGAAATAACGATCATGCCGCCGCTTGGCATTTTATAG
- a CDS encoding STAS domain-containing protein, with protein MEELMVKKEWKGKTLILELHGILDISTTGSIEPYLEDLEDVNALVFDFSGLTFIDSTGIGSIMNAIYLSNEKHFKLQLQGVNEMTHQVFEIVGLYQILDALQGEVI; from the coding sequence ATGGAAGAGTTGATGGTGAAAAAAGAATGGAAGGGTAAGACACTCATTTTGGAACTTCACGGGATTCTTGATATCTCTACGACAGGTTCCATTGAGCCGTACCTCGAGGATCTGGAAGACGTGAATGCTTTGGTGTTCGATTTCAGCGGATTGACGTTCATTGATTCAACCGGAATCGGTTCCATCATGAATGCCATCTACTTGTCGAATGAAAAACACTTCAAGCTTCAGCTTCAAGGCGTGAACGAAATGACGCATCAAGTATTTGAAATCGTGGGCTTGTATCAGATTTTGGATGCCTTGCAAGGGGAGGTCATCTAA
- the folE gene encoding GTP cyclohydrolase I FolE produces the protein MTVETRTGALEDHIKAILELVGEDTEREGLIETPRRVAKMYREVFEGVGVDPEVALTTTFEEAYEGMVVVKDITYYTFCEHHLIPFFGKAHIGYIPDGRVVGLSKFARLVELVSKRPQVQERMTRQMAEAIMNVLEPQGVIVSVEGQHLCMCARGVKKPGSGTVTTIKKGSFKENDALVTEFERALARD, from the coding sequence ATGACGGTTGAAACACGAACTGGCGCATTGGAAGATCATATCAAAGCAATATTGGAATTAGTAGGTGAAGATACAGAGCGGGAAGGTCTTATTGAAACACCCAGGCGTGTAGCAAAAATGTATAGGGAAGTATTTGAAGGAGTGGGGGTCGATCCGGAAGTGGCGCTGACCACTACATTTGAGGAAGCGTATGAAGGGATGGTTGTGGTCAAGGATATTACATACTACACCTTTTGTGAGCATCACCTGATTCCGTTCTTTGGAAAAGCCCATATCGGCTATATTCCGGATGGAAGAGTTGTCGGTTTAAGTAAGTTTGCGAGACTCGTAGAACTGGTGTCCAAACGTCCGCAAGTCCAAGAGCGGATGACCCGTCAGATGGCTGAAGCGATCATGAACGTCCTCGAGCCGCAAGGAGTCATTGTCAGTGTGGAAGGTCAGCATTTATGCATGTGTGCCCGTGGGGTAAAGAAGCCCGGGAGTGGGACGGTCACGACAATCAAGAAGGGTTCTTTTAAAGAAAATGATGCCCTTGTAACGGAATTTGAACGGGCATTGGCGAGAGACTAA
- a CDS encoding PilZ domain-containing protein, giving the protein MLYKREEAYRYTFPQPVPCRFSIISVGQLRARTSKGKGELIDISPNGCRFSADFSIPVEKKVLVQLEMRIHEALLVVNGVLVWSRSNGITRFYGVEFVKNDQLKTLITEEVKQVVKANERNK; this is encoded by the coding sequence ATGTTATATAAACGAGAGGAAGCTTATCGCTATACATTTCCACAGCCGGTTCCCTGTAGGTTCTCGATCATAAGTGTGGGCCAACTCAGGGCCAGGACGAGCAAGGGAAAAGGTGAATTGATCGACATCAGTCCAAATGGCTGCAGGTTCAGCGCCGATTTTTCAATCCCTGTAGAAAAGAAGGTACTCGTGCAGTTGGAAATGAGGATACATGAAGCCCTCCTGGTGGTAAACGGGGTGCTCGTGTGGAGCAGATCAAACGGAATCACACGATTTTATGGAGTCGAATTTGTGAAAAATGATCAATTAAAGACATTGATTACAGAAGAAGTGAAACAGGTTGTAAAAGCAAACGAACGGAACAAATGA
- a CDS encoding alpha/beta hydrolase, protein MIPMDPKTISKNIDRTLKTAKLFDVFWERWLVHGVDHDDVSNARLHMDSAKEWKNTWERLAEEKMNTGKGHETRLDYPAAETAYKQASLYYYLNYWLDPMHSPEKAGWYKKCQQAMKQADSISNIPTIYKEIVLPDHSICSGRIRLPDDPVGVIISVNPIDSSKEELYQYEMDFAEKGFITLSFDGPGQGDTFLSNGVIGTRQNWAYFIDRLIDYAEETYGEFPLYLFGTSMAASWVLYGSSNRKVSKAVAVSPAVEIDRMNIPAYFLQRMKCSCVYDMKSEEETERLFPRFDTIQYHSPLLVFHGNKDTMISDGEMHRLFNRISSEKYLIEFEDQGHVCNHKLEEIRQISMAWFSGELKMKEELTYERE, encoded by the coding sequence ATGATTCCTATGGATCCTAAAACCATCTCAAAAAATATTGATCGGACATTAAAAACCGCCAAGCTGTTTGATGTCTTCTGGGAAAGGTGGCTGGTGCACGGGGTAGATCATGATGACGTATCAAATGCCCGTCTTCATATGGATTCAGCAAAAGAGTGGAAGAATACATGGGAACGCCTTGCTGAAGAAAAGATGAATACAGGGAAAGGTCATGAAACAAGACTTGATTACCCAGCGGCAGAAACAGCGTATAAACAAGCATCCCTTTACTACTATTTGAACTATTGGCTGGACCCGATGCATTCTCCAGAAAAGGCCGGTTGGTATAAGAAATGCCAGCAAGCGATGAAACAAGCTGATTCAATATCGAACATCCCAACCATATATAAGGAGATCGTCCTTCCCGATCACAGTATCTGTTCAGGAAGAATACGTCTTCCCGATGATCCGGTCGGCGTCATCATCTCGGTTAACCCGATAGATTCTTCTAAAGAAGAACTTTATCAATATGAAATGGATTTTGCGGAAAAAGGGTTCATTACTTTGAGCTTTGACGGTCCAGGTCAGGGCGATACATTTTTATCCAACGGGGTGATCGGAACACGGCAAAATTGGGCGTACTTTATAGACCGGTTGATTGACTATGCCGAAGAAACGTATGGCGAGTTCCCTCTGTATTTATTCGGGACAAGCATGGCTGCCTCTTGGGTCCTGTACGGGAGTTCCAATCGAAAGGTGTCTAAAGCGGTGGCGGTGAGTCCGGCAGTCGAAATCGACAGAATGAATATACCAGCATATTTCCTTCAAAGGATGAAATGTTCATGTGTATACGATATGAAAAGTGAAGAAGAAACTGAAAGACTTTTTCCGAGATTTGATACGATACAATATCATTCCCCTTTGCTGGTATTTCACGGGAATAAAGATACGATGATCTCCGATGGGGAGATGCACCGGTTGTTCAATCGTATTTCCTCAGAGAAATACTTAATAGAGTTCGAGGATCAAGGGCATGTATGCAACCATAAATTAGAGGAGATTCGCCAGATTTCCATGGCGTGGTTTTCAGGAGAGTTGAAAATGAAAGAGGAACTGACATATGAAAGGGAATAA
- a CDS encoding ATP-binding protein produces MRRLFKNVFKDTSLDDQQPALPPDMTYKDLQYRTKRGFLAKKLTEYAGMGAMEGDDLFYRSISMDSEAERNGEYGFFLEISEQMLEWADEGSDLREEIHRLTIRPEIQNAMLKAYEMFKEELFSERKSSEPVENALSLEDEKWKVYRDVILASTQGKLLLLLEKELTGYKQGRILAEGTIHIFSDIPRCRKLAQQTLEEMGYSNASIMSWLLVLSEAITNTIKHGEEGKMTLIEDEDQNEIRFMIEDKGPGFPLEDLPKATLLAGYSTKKSLGQGFTLMMKISKQVCLYSSTKGSTIILSFNREGHKGKINQTG; encoded by the coding sequence TTGAGGCGTCTATTTAAGAACGTATTTAAAGACACTTCACTCGATGATCAGCAACCGGCCTTACCCCCGGACATGACCTACAAAGACCTTCAATACAGAACAAAGAGGGGGTTTCTTGCGAAAAAATTAACTGAGTACGCAGGGATGGGAGCGATGGAAGGCGACGACTTATTTTATCGATCCATCTCAATGGACAGCGAAGCAGAAAGAAACGGAGAGTACGGGTTCTTTCTCGAAATAAGCGAACAGATGCTTGAATGGGCTGATGAAGGAAGTGACCTTCGAGAAGAAATCCATCGATTGACCATAAGGCCCGAAATACAAAATGCCATGCTGAAAGCGTATGAAATGTTTAAGGAAGAATTGTTCTCTGAAAGGAAGAGCTCGGAGCCGGTTGAGAACGCTCTTTCGTTAGAAGATGAGAAGTGGAAGGTATACAGGGACGTCATCCTCGCTTCCACCCAGGGAAAGCTTCTTCTCCTGTTGGAAAAGGAACTGACCGGATATAAACAGGGGCGTATACTGGCAGAAGGAACGATCCACATATTCTCCGACATACCGAGATGCAGAAAGCTCGCCCAGCAGACGCTTGAGGAAATGGGCTACAGCAACGCTTCGATCATGAGCTGGCTCCTTGTCCTGTCAGAAGCGATCACCAATACGATCAAGCATGGTGAAGAAGGAAAGATGACATTGATCGAGGATGAAGATCAGAATGAAATCCGCTTTATGATAGAAGACAAAGGACCGGGCTTTCCCCTTGAAGACCTGCCAAAAGCAACTCTGCTGGCAGGCTATTCCACTAAAAAATCGCTCGGACAGGGATTTACGTTGATGATGAAAATATCGAAGCAGGTTTGTTTGTATAGTAGCACAAAAGGCTCGACCATCATTCTGTCCTTCAATCGTGAAGGCCATAAAGGAAAGATTAATCAAACGGGTTAA
- a CDS encoding 6-carboxytetrahydropterin synthase: MLYLSRKLYFSALHMYRIEEWSEEENQRVFGPCSNPSGHGHDYTLEVMVKGKLNRESGIVVNITDIDKVVKSFVSEQMDGKFLNKENDHFTENIPTTENIVSFIWDSLDGKIDNCQLHKIRLHENNFLYAEKEEGSMVRLTRKYHFCTAHRLHSEQLSNEENLAIFGKCNNPFGHGHNYYLEVTVHGTPDPVTGMIASLSEMDEIVEQEIMKKFDHKHLNLDTEEFKHINPTSENVAVVIWELLSSKLSNLFKIGLYETEKNYFEYCGEEDVRHGA, from the coding sequence ATGCTTTATCTATCCAGGAAGTTATACTTTTCCGCTCTTCACATGTACAGGATCGAAGAGTGGAGCGAAGAAGAAAATCAGCGAGTATTCGGGCCTTGCAGCAATCCGAGCGGCCACGGTCATGATTATACGCTTGAAGTCATGGTGAAAGGTAAGCTGAACCGTGAGTCGGGAATCGTCGTTAATATTACAGACATAGACAAAGTCGTGAAATCATTTGTTTCAGAACAAATGGATGGAAAGTTCTTAAACAAAGAAAATGATCATTTCACGGAAAACATCCCGACCACTGAAAATATTGTCTCATTCATATGGGACTCATTGGATGGAAAAATAGACAATTGCCAACTTCATAAAATCCGCTTGCATGAAAACAACTTTTTATATGCTGAAAAGGAGGAAGGATCGATGGTCCGCTTAACCCGAAAGTATCATTTCTGTACTGCCCACCGGCTGCACAGTGAGCAATTGAGCAATGAGGAAAACCTGGCCATATTCGGGAAATGCAATAACCCGTTTGGACATGGACATAACTATTACCTTGAAGTGACGGTGCATGGCACGCCGGACCCGGTAACGGGGATGATCGCCAGTCTCTCAGAAATGGACGAAATCGTAGAACAAGAAATCATGAAAAAATTTGACCATAAGCATTTAAATTTAGATACGGAAGAATTTAAACATATCAACCCTACATCGGAAAATGTCGCAGTGGTGATATGGGAACTCCTGTCTTCGAAACTATCAAACCTCTTTAAAATCGGATTATACGAGACAGAAAAGAACTATTTCGAGTACTGCGGGGAAGAGGATGTGCGACATGGGGCATAG
- a CDS encoding methyl-accepting chemotaxis protein, with product MKGNNVTLRKQFLLRVLSILVVIAVISGFTQLYFMKKQIVNQTNEQAEAVANTVKRGLEQTELATETIEHQIDLKLVAHMKHIATQLKEKSADEITKEELIDIRDQLGLSGISIFKEAPSKDDYIAVQSTEEQEIGFSFKKFGYYEAGKRLVSGEVPEVPGATFTDQYTLVLPIAQAGSGIEQSGFYKFAYYHVEGTDFTINPFIEANEVYEYMKNVGPETEIKQLVKESDIVEEIGVLNPKVFADPSLEKQIYPPVKKIEAGTFRYGTPKDEEMVADSNPVTISYIEKVKGEKRYKMFIPIDDNRTIYLSLDYEKMSGPLYRHSIILIISGLASLIVLFLLTARFFNRIYENLQHIKNQITSLEEGDLTVKSDIKDGSELELLSQSTNRMVDKLNQLVAETHKQATKAQRLSILLEAEASDSVEKMYTLSTEATIKAREQLNEFTAFLEDITESMKGYPETGSSEKILSRVEALKEIAHERTAATTDTTITLSDLIQSLHGQARELSDISNRLIKYMEKFTL from the coding sequence ATGAAAGGGAATAATGTGACTTTAAGAAAACAATTTTTATTAAGGGTATTATCCATTTTGGTAGTGATAGCAGTCATTTCAGGATTTACCCAGCTTTATTTCATGAAGAAACAAATCGTCAATCAAACAAACGAACAGGCTGAAGCTGTGGCCAATACAGTGAAACGGGGCTTAGAACAAACAGAGCTTGCGACAGAGACCATTGAACATCAAATCGATCTGAAACTGGTTGCTCATATGAAGCACATCGCCACACAATTAAAAGAGAAAAGTGCAGATGAGATTACCAAAGAGGAATTGATAGACATCCGTGACCAATTGGGGCTGTCCGGCATTTCCATCTTTAAAGAAGCACCATCAAAAGATGATTATATCGCGGTACAATCAACCGAAGAACAAGAAATCGGATTCAGCTTCAAGAAATTCGGATATTATGAAGCCGGAAAACGATTGGTGAGCGGTGAAGTGCCTGAAGTTCCAGGCGCTACGTTTACGGATCAATACACACTTGTACTCCCCATTGCCCAGGCAGGTTCTGGTATAGAACAATCCGGATTTTATAAATTTGCTTATTACCATGTTGAAGGTACCGACTTTACGATCAACCCTTTCATAGAAGCAAACGAAGTCTATGAATATATGAAGAATGTCGGACCGGAAACCGAAATCAAACAGCTTGTAAAAGAAAGTGACATTGTAGAAGAAATCGGTGTGTTGAACCCTAAAGTGTTCGCTGATCCTTCGCTCGAAAAACAGATCTATCCTCCCGTGAAGAAGATCGAAGCGGGAACCTTTCGCTACGGTACGCCAAAAGATGAAGAAATGGTAGCAGATTCGAATCCTGTCACAATATCTTATATCGAAAAAGTGAAAGGGGAAAAACGCTACAAAATGTTCATCCCAATCGATGACAACCGAACCATTTACCTTTCACTCGACTATGAAAAGATGAGTGGCCCCCTCTACCGGCATTCAATCATCCTGATCATTTCTGGATTGGCATCACTCATCGTATTGTTCTTACTGACAGCGAGATTCTTCAACCGCATTTATGAAAATTTGCAGCACATCAAAAATCAAATCACTTCCTTGGAAGAAGGGGATTTGACGGTGAAAAGCGATATCAAAGACGGCAGTGAGCTCGAGCTTCTGTCGCAAAGCACAAACCGGATGGTGGACAAATTAAATCAGCTCGTTGCAGAAACCCATAAACAGGCAACAAAGGCCCAGCGGTTATCGATTTTACTCGAAGCGGAGGCGTCTGACTCCGTAGAAAAAATGTACACTCTGTCAACAGAAGCCACGATCAAAGCGAGAGAACAGCTGAATGAGTTCACGGCTTTTTTAGAAGATATTACAGAATCGATGAAGGGATACCCTGAGACTGGAAGCAGTGAAAAGATCCTTTCCCGGGTGGAAGCCTTGAAAGAAATTGCCCATGAACGCACTGCTGCCACAACAGACACGACGATTACATTGTCGGATCTGATTCAGTCCCTGCACGGGCAGGCAAGGGAACTGTCGGACATATCAAACAGATTAATCAAGTATATGGAGAAATTTACATTGTAA